TTTTCGGTTGAGAATGTTTGTGGCTGTGTTTGATAAGTATTGGTTACAATGTATGATTTATATAAGGAAATATATGACTGTTATAATTAAGTTGTTATCTCGTCTCATATTGAGCTGATTGCCTTTGGTTGGTACAACAACGACTTGTCTCTTCCAACGACTCCTACTCCACTCCCTATAATATTCAAATGATTTGAACTCAAAAATGCACCTTCTCTATCTTAATCTTCCATTCTAAAATTTTTGTcccaaaaattctcaaaaaaatgTTTGTTAGAATTCATGGTCCTAAATTTACCGATGAAGAGGATTTAGTGCATGCAAAACCTATGTTTTTCATAGGGTACAAAATGTTATGCGCGATCAAGACATGTCGGACACGTCTTTTTGGCATAACATTTTTACAATATTCGTCTCAGATAAAAGGAACCTAGGAAACCGAGATGCTTGTGGTTTGTGTGGTCGTTTTCAATCAATTAATTACGAGGTCACGCGATTCTTTGACCGGGCAAGTGAAAATGATCGAGAAAAATTTAACGGTGTAACTGAAGCTGAAGTGGTGAAAATAAGTCTAGATGAATGGCAAGAAAACTCACGGCAAACCTTTTCTTTACGAAGCTTGtttcaacatccttagttttggtcCATCTCAATCACATCTTTACTGCACTTGAAGGGATCTCCCTGTCTTTACTATGGAAGAATATGTTACTCTTATTCTATGTTGGATACATATTGTATCGAGAAATATGACCAGTGACTATTTCAAGTGTTGAAAAGGtttgtagtgttgagaaattaATATGTACGAAACAACAAGATCCCGGAACTAAGATTTCCATTTATCGATAAGGATGTCAAATGTTATACAGAAGTTTTATGGATTGTTCACCGTGATAATTCTGGATTTCCAACGAAGAAAGGATGAGTATCTTAATACCTTTATCCTCATTGAACAATTGCATCATAgtttaattaaaatcatattaactaacttgttgtttatctgtttttcagaaaaccatggttcaagcccagtttattgaagaaaacggaagagagtttaagcatttcgAATGCTTAATGTTATTATTGTCGCTATGAAACCAAGTTAACATATATGTAAATCTAAATGTAACAATTATCACTTAGTTTATTGAAGAAaacggaagagagtttaagcatttcgAATGCTTAATGTTATTATTGTCGCTATGAAACCAAGTTAACATATATGTAAATCTAAATGTAACAATTATCACTTAATATAAGGTGGAAATCAACTTTTGCGGTCAAAATATTCTCATTAGTTAATATTACATCcacttcttttacaagatatgaaCTTAGACAAGAATAAGAACTTAAGTAATTACATCAATAAGATATAGTACAATATTTAGCCTCCTGATTTTCTTCATTTGACGTaacttccattcaacgcgctcgtGAACTGTTTCTCCTTTGTTTTTGAAACTtcggttgttaactttcaaaactgaagttgttctttgctttttaacGAAACATTTTCCTGGATTAACTTTTGAAACTTGCAAAAATCTTTCCTTTGTAccattttcgatttttttttttaaattaccaCATATTTTATTTAGGGCCAATTACAGAATTGTCATACTTTTTGTAATTCTCCcacaaaatgatcatacttttGTAATTCATTTACAAAATGGTCTTTTTCCATCTGATTTAAcgcttttgaataaaacggtgttATCTTTTCCGGAAATACCTTCCCTCAAAATATCCTTCCTAGTTAACTAATTGgtagaagtggtggtggtggtggtggaagtttAAGAATCTTTGCTAAACCCCGAAGGCGAAGCGGTGAACCCTTTgggtgaatgcggtgtaacgatcctgaatgcggtgtaacgatatgtaagcggcaccaccaccacctacaaatAACACCACCttcaaaaaaatataatgaaagCAAAAGTTAAAATTGGGTATGGACGGATAAATATGAAGGACACGTAGGTTCTTAAACTTCATTAACATATTTAACTGTAAGTCGCCATTTAATTCTCTTTCTAACGgaagtatgatcattttgttaATAGCTTGTAACAGTAGGATGCTTTTGTGAATCGGGTCCTAATACTAGGACTGTTTTGTACATTTTCCTTTTATTTACAACAACCTCAAGTTTAATTTCACGGAAAAGAAAAATTGTCTTATGAGACATTTCAAAAGAAAGATTAGTGGAAAAAATTCAAGAGAAGATTCAGTTTTGGTGTGAGTTGAATGTTTGAATGAATTGAATATTTATAGGGGGAAATAGCCGTTGAAAATCCGACCATTGAGCCGAGACTCGGCTCAGTGTGGCAGGTCCTCTCCAACTGCTCCGACTGGCTTATTTTACTTTGATAAATCCTATTCCCActattcaaaattcaattttccCATCCTCCTAGACAGACATACCAAGAAATTAGATTGAATTGCTATTAGAAATAAATTAACTTGCCATATTTGAACCGTTTAGAAGTAAATCAACTTTCAATTAATGTGTATACATACAACTCTTCACCGTAAAGGCATTTCAAAATCCAAACAAAAAGAGGTGCcctttagaagaaaaaaagaaaaaagaaaaagcaaaaccCAAAGAGCCCCATTCCCAAATCCACACGCCTACATTTCTTAATAGATTGATTTTATTTACACTGGATCGTTGTTAATAGGAGAAGCATTAGACAAATGCTGGCACCATATTTCCTTTGAGTATCTTAGACTGCACAATTCCTTCGTACAGAGCACGTCTATTCTCAGGCATTTTATCTTCATCGGGGTTTATCATTTGGCACTGACTATTGCACAAAGAACTTGATCGATCCATGTTCAATCTAGATCGCTGCTTTCGATATTCTTTATTATTGGATGATGGCTCGATTACATCATCCGCAAAACGGACTTTCTTCTTTTGTTGAACTTTTCCTACACCTGTTAAACAATTAACATAAACTAtctttagaagaagaaagaaaactaaaTTTAATACTTCTATATGGAAAAATATAATGTCATGACTCATCATCCTTCAATAGATTCATGAGGCATGAATCTCGCAATTTTCCTACCTACTACGACTTTAAAAAAACTTAtgaataatttaaaaaaataaatgaaattaaacCAAGATTTGATCATCCATTGTTTTGTTGCCCTTGATTCAATAAACATTACGATGAAACAAAAATCTAAGATCAAAAGAACGTCAACATTCTCAAGAAAGCAAACAATTATTGGACCGAAAACAGGAAGGGGTTGATAGAAACTTACCAGCAGCAGTTCCTAATTCTGATTCAACTTTTTTCATGAAATCCGAGAGAAGACGCTTATGAGCTTGTAGAGCAACAAGAACCACGCTTCCTGACACAGCGAAAACCGTCATGAATCCTACCGAATTCTCCATTTTTCTTGATaaaaatatgatgatatcttTGTATTTCTCCCCGGAAGACTCAGAATGGTATTGCAATCAATAGATGAAATCAAAGAAGAagtaataatttttattattattataaagggTTGGTGTTTTAAAGCCAGAATAGATGAAATCCATATCAGGCtcgatcagaaaaaaaaaaaaaaaaaacgaaataaaGAAGGTGAAAGAAAGcgagaggaaaagaagaagaagaatttaagaaGAGTGAACAAAGGATTAATCCGAATAATAATACAAAATGGAATTGAAAGATTTATTGAGAATTAACGTTGGAAAGAATAGAAGAATATATATAAGACTGAAACCTAACATTCATCGACTTTGTGTAGGATTTTTCTTCCATTGAGAACCCTTCCACCATTCTAAACCCTTGAAAGGCCAAAACcgtttaaaactaaaattattgtGGTACTTTTCCATTTCCCTCTTCCAAACAAAATTGTTAAAATTACGTCACtctgactattttaccctttcgATTCTAGAGACATTATTGTTTCTTTGTCCAAATCTTCTTTGTCGTTGACTTTTTTCTTTAATTAAGCAAATTAAAGATGTCACTGACTTCAAGTTGAAGACGCGTGAAGTTGCTTTTCAGACGGACTTTGGGCGGAGATTACCAAGTAAACGCATTACTGGTCAACAATATGAATTGATTCCAAGGTCTAAATATATGGCCCTTCAAATGTTGTTGCTGTAAATTTTATTTGCACTTTGGTTTCTGAAAAGCCACGGCTCCCATTAGGGTTTTGACTTCAGTGATTTGAAAGTGCATGCATCATGCTGTTGCTTGTGGGCTAAAGTTTGATTAAGATACCGATAGATAATGTGGCATTGATTGGAGCCAAATAGAGGATTAGCCATATAGTCAAATTTGACAAAGTACAAGATTAACATGATAAGAGGGACTGTAATGTCTTTTTGGGTGACGGAAATTGAggatttaataataataaaacaaaatccAGTTAAAATATTAAATGAATGACGTATCTGGTTAGTTGAGTTTAGGATGTGCCTTTAATTGGTGTTCTAGAAGCCGTTCCAACCAACCCTCATGAACAGCGTGTACTTAGGAGAGTGATGGAGAGACACAAGGAAAATTTGACTCGGACACGGCCTCGCTTTGGAGTCCAAAGAAACTGGACCCCTACCTTATTACTGTACGTCATGTGGTTTGTATTAGAATGAGTGTAATGTGATAAGTCCAGTAATGCACCTTCGATGGTGGTGCTCCCTGTGATGagtacttcagttaaatcttCGCTTGCAAATCTTTGATTGGAGACTTTCCAATTTCGGTGCacgaatttcttgaatgcagAAGATTATAATGCTTTTGTGAATAAATCTACCAGTTGAAGAAGTCATCTTTTGTAATGCACAATCGGTATTGTCTACTAATATTAACTCTTACTAAGTCTACATTTTTGTTCAACACATTGAGGACTTGTGTCATGGGTTTCTAGCTTCTCGAGATGATTCGCTGAAGTTTGTAGATATAGTTTCTTCAACAATGTGTCAAGATATGAATGCATTACCATATATATGTGAACAAAAATTGTGTTTGTAATTAAACTTTATGTGGTTCAGAAAGACATTCAAATTCATAAGAGATGCTTATGTTTATCTGGTTTAATAAGATaacctagttaatggtgggaatccaccaaataaccaaaattaatAAAACTCCTGCTTGGACAACCACAATGTTTaattaaattgcctcactaaaaccttgccagtAACATGTACTGTTCCGGTATGATTAATAACTATTAGGACTGAATTTGAACGGAattaaatcgaaaaaaaaaacaacaagtaACTCTGTCGCAGCAGCCAAGAACACTCAATAAATTAATTTCTTAACCTTCCCACATAGTTTCTTACAGCTTAAATGCAACTAAGATGAAAGAGAAACCCTAAGCTAATCAACTAATCGAGATTGGACAAGTATCAAACCCTCACTAATTCTCTACTAGCCAGTGAATAACGGCCGACACTGTTGATCTAGGCACACATCATCTCTTTTTTAAGGGCACCCACAATGATCAAACAACTAACAAAAAAAGTCACATGACAAGGCCCTCCCCATCAGGAAATCCTTGTCCCCAAGGATGGAATTTAGGAAAATGGTGTGCAATGTGATTTTTATCTTCCCATGTAGCATCCTCAATAGAAGCATTAGTCCACTGGATGAGTAGCTGAGGCACAGAAACACCATTGCGCAATATAGTTCTAGAGTCCAATGCAGCAGCAGGAATTACCAAAATGGTACCTTCGGTATCTAGTGCAGGCAGTGAAGGAGAAGGACTGTAGGAAGCTCCAATGTGCTGTTTAAGTTGAGAAACATGGAATACTGGGTGAATCCTAGCTTCAGCTGGTAATTGCAGTTTATATGCAGCTGCACCAATCTTCTGAATAGTAAGAAAAGGACCATAATACTTGGCTGCCAGTTTAAGGTTTCTTCTGAGGGCCACAGAAGCCTGCCTGTAAGGTTGAAGCTTCAAGTAAACCTTGTCACCCACTGCAAATACTCTGTCAGTTCTTGTTTTATCAGCATaaaatttcatcctctcttgagaTTTATGAAGAGTGTCATTCAACAGATCAATGATAGCATCCCTTTGCTTAAGATAAGTCTCCACAGAAGCTACATATGTGGTTGCAGAAGAAGGGAAAGCCAGATGGGGAGGCAAGTAGCCATACAATGCTTGGAAGGGGCACATTTTCAAGCTAGCGTGGTAGTTTGTATTATACGACCACCCAGCTAGTGGAAGCCACATATGCCACTTTTTTGGTTGATGACCACACATACACCTTAAATAACTTTCAAGACAAGAGTTTACCCTTTCAGTTTGGCCATCAGTCTGTGGATGGTAGGTTGTGCTGAGGTGAAGCTGAGTTCCCAAAGCTTTGAATAAATCTTGCCAAAAGTGGCTAGTGAAAATTTTGTCTCTGTCAGACACAATAGATGCAGGCAGTCCATGAAGCTTGAAAACATGTGAAATGAACTCTCTAGCAACAGATGAAGCAGTTTAAGGATGGTGCAAGCCATGAAATGGCTATATTTAGTTAATTTGTCTACTACAACTAGGATTACAGACTTCCCTTCACTCATTGGTAAACCTTCAATAAAATCTATGGAGATATGCTGCCAAGCATGATCTGGAATTGGTAATGGCTGGAGCAAACCTGCAGGAAAGATGTGCTCTCCTTTGTTCCTTTGGCAGACATCACAGGTGGAGACATAAAGAAGAATGTCCTTCTTCATTGCAGGCCAGAAGAAATGAGATGTGGCTCTAATGTAGGTGGCTTGCATGCCAGAATGACCCCCAACAACTGAAGAATGGATAGAGCTCAAAATTTTAGTTCTAGTATCAGCTGAACAGCCAATGTAGATTCTGTTTTTGTATTTTAAAATTCCATTGAGGTAAGAGTATTTAATGTTGGAGCAGGGAGTGAGGGTGAGTTGAGCAATTAGGTTTTGAACTTTTGAATCATTGGCATAGCTGGTCAGAATATCTTGAGTCCAAGCTGGAATTGATATGGAGGTAGAAGGACATGTAGCACTGGTATGAGATTTTCTAGAAAGAGCATCAGCCACCTTATTTTCAGAACCCTTCTTGTAAACAATCTCATAGTCATAACCTAATAGCTTCATGAGCCATTTCTGCTGCAAGATAGTAGATAACTTATGTTCTAAGAAATATTGAATGCTCTGGTGGTCTATTTTGATGATGAAGTGTGTACCTTGTAAATAATGCTTCCACCTAGTAAGTGCTTGGACAATGGCCAGCAACACTTTTTCATATGTAGACAATGCAGCAGCTTTGGGGGCCTACGGGTTTGTTGTAAAAAGCAATGGCTCTGTTGTCTTGCATAAGGACAACACCAATACCCAAATCACAAGCATCTGTTTCTAAGACAAATTATTTTGTGAAATCAGGTAGAGCAATaacgaggtgtcaactcgcaaataatattttctacttctctttatattagcaagtaatataatgaaagcagattcgtcccaagggaggtattgagcaaaagttgttatgcaaatactcttagcaaagatgattttgtgattcaaaaattctgaaaattgtaaattgtattcaaatatgagatgaggttgattaaggattcattctagaCAACGGAACATAAACCAAATTGATATACAACCACGTTCTTTGCATTAtctcgttactaacaaccctaggataattagtacgctcaactatcccgttattatctcctaagctcaccggatacggaagcgctcgactaccagtttCTACGTGCCAAGTTCCCTAGAGGTACGCttactaggtgtgacttaaacaaatgctttaCGTTTTATGAGATAAGGTTGGTCCTAGTGATGAACTTTAAAGTATGaatcacctactagtgtcaatttctacatatgggtacttaacaaagtcccatcatcagtACCCACATATTGCTACTTATGTTTATctttctagacaattacgggccgaagaaaatctaaactagcaataagattgtgacataactatttgatttcgaacttaaacaattacGGAACAATCCATAAACATTATTAGcatggtagaaatcaaacaataactaaACTTGCGAGAAAACGAGCTATTGCATATCAATTATGAGTTCATATTTCGGGATTTGAAATCACCctcaatcaaaaatattattagttactCATAGTTttggagtttatcatcaataataattgaaacaaagaagatgaaaataaatacgaaagcaaaccctagttgcggcTATCTCCCAAAAGCTCAAAGTAGAATACGTGATCAAGTTGTAAAAATCCTCCCTTTTATATCTCTTCTTAGGTAAATTCTTCAAAGGTCCAATAGATaagagtccaccaagcccatgtgtgagaaaaAACCATGTACAAACTCCGCCAAAAATCATCTCCGGAAGTTCCTAAAGTTGGCCGGAAATTGGCCGTCAAATAACTCAGGTGACTGGAGAAGTCAAACCCCACCACTTCTGTCTCAGCTGAACATCAATTCAGTGCATTGCATCATTTCCATCAGAACTACTCTATAATCTCCTCGGCCAAGAATACAACTTCCAACACCACCAACAACACTGCCATATTTCTCTTGTATTGCATCATCTGTAACTACAATGTCAGTCCACACTTCTCATAATTCAATAAGTTGGCTACATCCCCATCATCTAGTCTTTATATTCGACTCAAATCCCAGCTGCAACCACAAACAACCAACAACAGCACTAGACCTGACCACTCTGCAGCTTCATTTTTGTTCAAGCAATACCCATTTCTGCAACTTCGGATTTATCTCTCTCAGGCCGAAGCTATCTCCTGCAATCAGTTCACCGCACAGCCATCAATTCCACTCTGTCAATTCCACCTCCCAACTGCAGTTGCGTTTGCACCTGCAACTTCAAATGATTGATCATTGCACCATCTTGACCACTAGCTCCAGCTCTGCATACACAACTCGGTCCATTGACCCACACCTGCTCTACTCTGTCACAGCCATAACTTCTACATCTCTTCCTGCCAAATGCTAATCCATCTGAACAGCTTCTAAGCATTCAAACAAGGCCCGCGACAATCACCAGAAACTGATACTCAACCATCTCAGTTCACCATTCGTTACTCCCTGCATATAATCACCAGCAGCTGCACCTGttaatcctaacatacatctatgcTTCATTTCAGCTCGTTGGTTCCCTGCTTAACTGCAAACCATTAGCACTAAATCCTTTTGCCAATCATCAATCTTATTCATATCCAATCTTGTAACACCTTCTGCTCTGCAGTAACCATGACAACAACCATTAACTCAGTCCGTCTATTCTTTTCTTGGCATCACTCCAACAGAAGCACCACCTCCAAGTTCAACTCAGCAGCAGCTACCACTTCAAGCACCAAAACTGCACCTGCAACTGCTTCTTATTTTCTGCAACCATCACTGTTGCTCAACAACTCCACCAGAATCGGCTGTATCTGTTCAACTGCAACACATGTTCACAGCCATCAAATCCAAGCTACCCTGATCAATTTCTTTGGAAAATTCATGCTCTAAGACTTTAACAACGACCACCATTCCTGTTCCTGTCTCCAGCTTCAAATCCCATCCGAAATTACCATCTCTTGGACCTAATTTCTATGTCTCGGCTTACGAACTCGTCAAATCCCTTCATTTCTCATGAACCCATCTCTCTGATTTCGTATTCTTCACCTGCAATTTCTCGTTCAAAGCCTAACTATAACATAGAATAAACTTAGATCCATCTCCTCTTCCAATTAAGGTGATTCAAACACAAACCCTGATTCCTCTAGATCTACTTCATCTTCATCAGTAGCAACTATAAATTCTTCAGATTCACAAAATATACCACCACATCTTCTAATTTCTCCATTCCCATCTCAATTTCTCTGCCGCTCTTGGTTTCTATGATCTATAATGATGCCACCGCTGTTATCAGATGGAGTGAACGGGCTAATGATAAGAGAGAATGATTACTCCCTGAATTTTAGGGTTGTGTAGTAAGTGAACTAGATACAGCCATCCTGGTGAGGTAGCTAAGGGGTATCCAGAATCATTCTAAGCACCCATAAATAGCCTTTTGTTGACTTGGCTCGAATCCCATGTCACTTGCCTGCGAAATGATGATTCTGCTCTTTATGCTCCCAATTGAgcgctttctttttttctttcgagTTTTTCCACCAACAACATCCGTCTTTTATTTCTTAgattcacttcttttcttcaatatctcttcatcactaaactgtcgtgcttttcagacagaaatttgcATCAGTAAAGTCGACATACTTTTCAAAcagagatgatgaagaaataaaagcgaataatgagaaataatccgcctccaacagcaGTCGCACATGAGATGATATTTTTtccctgtttcttcttcttttgttccaaatgactgcaaagtacctaaacactcaaaaacaagcataagatacataatttacaagaaaacataacaaagaaagcataaacaatagataaatattaaggtgttttagacacctatcaaagtcccccacacttagactttgctagtcctcgagcaaatcaaacaaaataattttaaaacatacatacaactccgtgtcgtcgaggctacggtcacacttagcacgtataacaagcctttgaacccctaggtgtccatagtggatgagttttagtctcgtgaaggttgacaagaggtgtgcctacaaaaccttttactccaaattccatcTAGAgtctatgaacgaatccaaaatgactacatgaggaggtaccttgatgcaaatccaaattaatatatatgtaaataaagctctactcagaaagtcgaacaaaccacaatactcggaatctatctaaccacaatcacacatgagtagattaagaagatggatatagagataaatgtttgtgaatgttgactaagtgaacgatggttcccatatctgtttgaaggtCAGCGCCAAGATAAACCTatgacctaatggattgagatactggtttgAATTAtaatatcaactcagctggcatatataagggaaccagcagtcgacaatcttaattatagatcaactcaactggcatatacaagggaaccaacagtcgattttattagatcttttggatccaagcgcatgcttcttgtcagcagattacatggtaattcccgtggatcctgcgtttcacgcttgcttaggcgacggagacagggagaacacacacatattgttgtCCAAGTgtcattctttttttcttttttttcatatatactctggttggtctaattggtcaggtcaggtcttttttttctttttttcttagtaactcaatcactctatttcatcctaacagtaataacaattcgatgttagtgacccaccaaatcacttagagaaacaagaaaatattgcaaaaataaaaacagaaggtgatatggtgacattccgagataCGGTAACACCTATCgtattatttctaacacatgagctatgtccgtccttttagttaatgggttcctaaACTCCTGTAACCAAAATGGTTCCATCTATTTagattggtagtgtcatcctaaatggacaagtttctagatttcggagtttataaagattttttttttctttctattttttctatttttgtttaactaaaggcatcaaactctaaaaacatataaatgctcccccacacttaaactttacattgttctcaatgtaaaatttagttattcaaagtaaagttcaagatgggaaattccgcaaatgatatgcaaaaacaaagataaaatgcttaaaaataaaaagataaagatacaaaaccggtgggttgcctcccacttagcgcttgggttaaagtcgtcagcccgaatTTCAGCTCCAATTACTCCTCCATAGGGAGTGGATCACTCAATGTGACCATATCCTGATTCTCCGTCACAAACtgctcatagtatggtttcaaacGATGGTCGATGACCTTGGAAACCAGCCCTATTTTGGGATTaacaatttcaactgcaccatgagagaacacattagtaacaacgaATGGTCCAACCCATCTGGACACCGGGAAATAATTTAAGACGAGAATAGAATAAAAGAACTTCCTGCCCTACTTCAAAACTTTTTCGGGAAATCATTTTATCATGGAAAGCCTtggtcttttctttgtaaatgcgCGAACTTTCATATGCATCATTTCGTatctcttctaactcattgagttgaagtttcctatgtTCACCAGCTGCATCTAATTCCGTATTACATACCTTGATAGCCCAATAAGCTTTGTGTTCAAGTTCGACCGAAAGATGGCAAAGTTTATCATAGacaagcctaaaaggagacatAACGATGGGTGCACAAAGTGTCATTGAGTCTATAACTTCAATCCTTCCTTGTAacgttcaccgtcttctctaggatGAACTTAATCTCCcggttggaaatttcagcttaaGCGCTTGTTTGTGGATGATACTGTGTGCCAACTTTATGATAAATGTTATACTTCTTAAGAAGAGCGTGAAAGGATCTCTTGAAgtgcgaacctccatcactaatcacCACTCGAGGTGTACCAAATCTAGAAAAGATatgttccttcacaaactcacaaacaacttgagaatcattagtaggggtggctttagcttccacccactcAAAAACATAATCtacagcaagaagtatataaaatttcccATTGGAATTCATAAAAGGCCCCATAAAATCGATACCCCAACCTTCAAAAATCTCAACAACGAGAATTGGTGTTTGCGGCATTTGGTTtctagcacctagattgcctgtccTTTGACACCTATCACAAGCCTTGCAAAATAaatatgcatccttaaacaatGTAGGAAAATAAAAACCACTTTCGAGAACCTTGAGGGCTGTCCTCTTGGCTCCGAAATTGCcaccacaagcatatgagtgacaAAAATTCAGAATTGATTGGAACTCGGATTCAAGTACGCACCTGCGGGTCATTTGATCGGAGCAATTCTCCCACAAATAAGGTTCATCCCATATATATTGCTTGGGAATCT
This portion of the Papaver somniferum cultivar HN1 chromosome 11, ASM357369v1, whole genome shotgun sequence genome encodes:
- the LOC113323745 gene encoding uncharacterized protein LOC113323745, which gives rise to MENSVGFMTVFAVSGSVVLVALQAHKRLLSDFMKKVESELGTAAGVGKVQQKKKVRFADDVIEPSSNNKEYRKQRSRLNMDRSSSLCNSQCQMINPDEDKMPENRRALYEGIVQSKILKGNMVPAFV